From the Streptomyces sp. Tu 2975 genome, one window contains:
- a CDS encoding Pycsar system effector family protein, which translates to MPATGPGSGSAGADPGGDVRFVAERLLNSVREDIGRADAKAAILLSGAVAALAVAFSRNELPLPSSRAAAAVVTAGLLLYAAGVLMLVGVILPRTRTGADTTFLRDLAVGTPTDELLVRLSESGEDVVRWLVGQARVHGAVLAAKYRWLRMGVCTLTFGALLVLFGELW; encoded by the coding sequence GTGCCGGCAACCGGCCCCGGAAGCGGGTCCGCGGGTGCCGACCCCGGCGGCGACGTGCGGTTCGTCGCCGAGCGGCTGCTCAACTCCGTACGCGAGGACATCGGCCGGGCCGACGCCAAGGCGGCGATCCTGCTCTCCGGAGCGGTCGCCGCGCTGGCCGTCGCCTTCTCGCGCAACGAACTTCCGCTGCCGTCGTCCCGGGCGGCGGCGGCCGTCGTGACCGCCGGGCTGCTGCTCTACGCGGCGGGCGTGCTGATGCTCGTCGGCGTGATACTGCCGCGCACGCGGACCGGCGCGGACACCACCTTCCTTCGCGATCTCGCGGTCGGCACGCCGACCGATGAACTGCTCGTCCGGCTCTCGGAGTCGGGCGAGGACGTCGTGCGCTGGCTGGTCGGCCAGGCACGGGTGCACGGGGCGGTCCTGGCCGCCAAATACCGGTGGTTGCGCATGGGGGTCTGCACGCTGACCTTCGGCGCGCTGCTGGTCCTCTTCGGCGAGCTGTGGTGA
- a CDS encoding Crp/Fnr family transcriptional regulator, with protein sequence MSLFGGGRSFLDALTPQDRATLTALGAPRVYASGDVMIEERDTSTFVLLVLSGWAVVSVGTDRGGRLILALRGAGEVVGDLAAVDRGPRSATVTALGQVRTVAVSGERFRSFLAARPQATALIMRQLTARLRSSDGERRSLASGSVLQRLAARLVELGGRVGRTDDDGTVIDLPLPQHDLAAAIGATREAVAKVLRLLREQGVVRTAHRRLIVTDMDLLRLLAQGREQPPQRGPVKKSPPLV encoded by the coding sequence ATGAGTCTGTTCGGAGGGGGCCGTTCGTTTCTCGACGCCCTGACTCCCCAGGACCGCGCCACGCTCACCGCACTCGGAGCGCCCCGCGTCTACGCGTCCGGTGACGTCATGATCGAGGAGCGCGACACCAGCACCTTCGTGCTCCTGGTGCTCTCCGGCTGGGCCGTGGTCTCCGTGGGCACCGACCGCGGCGGCCGTCTCATCCTCGCCCTGCGAGGGGCCGGCGAGGTCGTCGGCGACCTCGCGGCCGTGGACCGCGGTCCGCGCAGCGCCACGGTGACCGCGCTGGGCCAGGTGCGCACCGTGGCCGTCTCCGGCGAGCGGTTCCGCAGCTTCCTCGCCGCCAGGCCGCAGGCCACGGCGCTGATCATGCGTCAGCTCACGGCCCGGCTGCGCAGCTCGGACGGGGAGCGCCGCTCCCTCGCGTCCGGTTCCGTGCTCCAGCGGCTCGCCGCCCGCCTGGTCGAACTCGGCGGACGGGTCGGCCGCACCGACGACGACGGCACCGTCATCGACCTGCCTCTGCCGCAGCACGACCTGGCGGCGGCGATAGGGGCCACCAGGGAAGCGGTCGCCAAGGTGCTGCGGCTGCTCCGGGAGCAAGGGGTGGTCCGCACCGCGCACCGGCGGCTGATCGTCACCGACATGGACCTGCTGCGGCTCCTCGCGCAGGGCCGCGAGCAACCGCCGCAGCGCGGACCGGTGAAGAAAAGCCCGCCACTTGTGTAA
- a CDS encoding polynucleotide kinase-phosphatase — MTSTTLPEGTTAPGRRLPVTDLSLVVLVGATGSGKSTFARRHFKPSEVISSDFCRGLVADDENDQSASGDAFDVLHYIVGKRLAAGRLTVVDATSVQAESRRQLVQLARQHDVLPIAIVLDMPEDVCAERNAGRPDRAGMPRHVIARHRRELRRSLRGLEREGFRKVHILRSVEEVESAEIVLERRYNDLRHLTGPFDIVGDIHGCSSELETLLGKLGYVDGAHPEGRTAVFVGDLVDRGPDSPGVLRRVMAMVAAGNALCVPGNHENKLGRWLKGRNVQHTHGLAETIEQLEKEDDAFREQVKEFIDGLVSHYVLDEGKLVVCHAGLPEKYHGRTSGRVRSHALYGDTTGETDEFGLPVRYPWAEDYRGRAAVVYGHTPVPNTSWINNTICLDTGAVFGGRMTALRWPERELVDVPAEKVWYEPVRPLVTEAPGGREGRPLDLADVQGRRVVETRHMARIGVREENAAAALEVMSRFAVDPRLLTYLPPTMAPTATSKEDGYLEHPAEAFAQYRSDGIARVVCEEKHMGSRAVALVCRDADAARERFGVEGPTGVLHTRTGRPFFDDPAVTEEILGRLRTAVTDAGLWDELDTGWLLLDAELMPWSLKASGLLRSQYAAVGAASGAVLPRATAALEAAAARGAAVEGLLDRQRERAADAAAFTEAYRRYCWSTDGLEGVRLAPFQILAAEGRSLAAVRHDEQLAWLDKLVEHDATGLLQVTRRLIVDTGDEASVRSGVDWWLEMTGRGGEGMVVKPLQALARDGKGRLVQPGIKVRGREYLRIIYGPEYTRPRNLERLRERFLNHKRSLALREYALGLEALDRLGDGEPLWRVHEAVFAVLALESEPVDPRL, encoded by the coding sequence ATGACCAGCACGACACTCCCCGAAGGCACGACCGCGCCCGGCCGCCGCCTCCCGGTGACCGACCTGTCGCTCGTGGTCCTCGTCGGGGCCACCGGTTCCGGCAAGTCGACCTTCGCGCGCAGGCACTTCAAGCCGAGCGAGGTCATCTCCTCGGACTTCTGCCGGGGACTCGTCGCCGACGACGAGAACGACCAGAGCGCCAGCGGTGACGCGTTCGACGTCCTGCACTACATCGTGGGCAAACGGCTCGCGGCCGGCCGCCTCACCGTCGTCGACGCGACGAGCGTCCAGGCGGAGAGCCGCCGGCAGCTGGTGCAGCTGGCCAGGCAGCACGACGTCCTGCCGATCGCGATCGTCCTCGACATGCCGGAGGACGTGTGCGCGGAGCGCAACGCCGGCCGGCCCGACCGGGCCGGCATGCCCCGCCATGTCATCGCCCGCCACCGCCGTGAGCTGCGCCGTTCGCTGCGCGGTCTCGAGCGCGAGGGCTTCCGCAAGGTGCACATCCTGCGCAGCGTGGAGGAGGTGGAGAGCGCCGAGATCGTCCTCGAGCGCCGCTACAACGACCTCCGCCACCTCACCGGCCCGTTCGACATCGTCGGCGACATCCACGGCTGCAGCTCCGAGCTGGAGACCCTGCTCGGCAAGCTCGGCTATGTGGACGGCGCCCACCCCGAAGGCCGTACCGCCGTCTTCGTGGGAGACCTCGTCGACCGCGGCCCCGACAGCCCCGGCGTGCTGCGGCGGGTGATGGCGATGGTCGCCGCCGGCAACGCCCTGTGTGTGCCCGGCAACCACGAGAACAAGCTCGGGCGCTGGCTCAAGGGCCGCAACGTCCAGCACACCCACGGCCTCGCGGAGACCATCGAGCAACTGGAGAAGGAGGACGACGCCTTCCGCGAGCAGGTGAAGGAGTTCATCGACGGCCTCGTCAGCCACTACGTGCTCGACGAGGGCAAGCTCGTCGTCTGCCACGCCGGCCTGCCCGAGAAGTACCACGGCCGCACGTCGGGGCGGGTGCGTTCGCACGCGCTGTACGGCGACACGACGGGTGAGACGGACGAGTTCGGGCTGCCCGTGCGCTACCCGTGGGCGGAGGACTACCGGGGCCGCGCCGCCGTGGTCTACGGCCACACACCTGTCCCCAACACCTCATGGATCAACAACACGATCTGCCTCGACACCGGCGCCGTCTTCGGCGGCAGGATGACCGCGCTGCGCTGGCCCGAACGGGAACTGGTCGACGTACCGGCCGAGAAGGTCTGGTACGAGCCGGTCAGGCCGCTCGTCACGGAGGCGCCGGGCGGCCGTGAGGGCCGTCCGCTGGATCTCGCCGACGTGCAGGGCAGGCGGGTGGTCGAGACCCGGCACATGGCCCGCATCGGCGTGCGCGAGGAGAACGCGGCGGCGGCGCTCGAGGTGATGAGCCGCTTCGCCGTCGACCCGCGCCTGCTCACGTATCTGCCGCCCACGATGGCCCCGACGGCCACCTCCAAGGAGGACGGCTACCTGGAGCACCCGGCGGAGGCGTTCGCCCAGTACCGGTCCGACGGCATCGCCAGGGTCGTGTGCGAGGAGAAGCACATGGGCTCGCGGGCGGTCGCGCTGGTCTGCCGTGACGCGGACGCGGCGCGTGAACGGTTCGGCGTCGAAGGACCCACCGGAGTCCTGCACACGCGCACCGGGCGGCCGTTCTTCGACGACCCGGCCGTCACGGAGGAGATCCTGGGACGCCTGCGCACGGCGGTCACCGACGCCGGGCTGTGGGACGAACTCGACACGGGCTGGCTGCTGCTGGACGCCGAGCTGATGCCCTGGTCGCTCAAGGCGTCGGGGCTGCTGCGCTCCCAGTACGCCGCGGTCGGGGCGGCCTCGGGAGCCGTGCTGCCGAGGGCGACCGCTGCCCTGGAGGCCGCCGCCGCCCGCGGCGCCGCCGTGGAGGGACTGCTGGACCGGCAGCGCGAGCGCGCCGCCGACGCGGCCGCGTTCACCGAGGCGTACCGGCGTTACTGCTGGAGCACCGACGGGCTGGAGGGGGTGCGTCTCGCGCCCTTCCAGATCCTCGCGGCCGAGGGCCGCTCGCTCGCCGCGGTCCGGCACGATGAGCAACTGGCCTGGCTGGACAAGCTGGTGGAGCACGACGCCACCGGCCTGCTCCAGGTCACCAGGCGGCTGATCGTCGACACGGGTGACGAGGCGTCGGTGCGCTCCGGTGTCGACTGGTGGCTGGAGATGACCGGGCGGGGCGGGGAGGGCATGGTCGTCAAGCCGCTCCAGGCGCTCGCGCGGGACGGCAAGGGCCGTCTCGTGCAGCCGGGTATCAAGGTCCGCGGCCGCGAGTACCTGCGGATCATCTACGGCCCCGAGTACACCCGGCCGCGGAACCTGGAGCGGTTGAGGGAGAGGTTCCTGAACCACAAGCGCTCTCTCGCACTGCGTGAGTACGCCCTGGGCCTCGAGGCGCTGGACCGGCTGGGGGACGGGGAGCCGCTGTGGCGGGTGCACGAAGCCGTGTTCGCCGTGCTGGCTCTGGAGTCGGAACCGGTGGACCCGCGGCTGTGA
- a CDS encoding 3' terminal RNA ribose 2'-O-methyltransferase Hen1, with product MFLTISTTGTVERPATDLGYLLHKHPDKAQAFSTSHGTAHVFYPEASAERCTAALLLEVDPVALVRRGKGKGRGGAPDSALAQYVNDRPYAASSLLAVALTTVFKSALRGVCAALPGRAEAPMPLRVEVPALPARGGAELVRKLFEPLGWSTVEAEPVALDGQFPEWGDSRYVQLVLEGELRLADALRQLYVLLPVLDDAKHYWVAPDEVDKLLRAGEGWLADHPEQKLITSRYLARRWGLTRQAMERLELVRLAEADDLDVEDVDNAVDETTDTEERPVPLAEQRRAAVLEALHTAGASRVLDLGCGQGQLVQALLKDTRFTEIVGVDVSVRALTVAGRRLKLDRMGERQASRVKLMQGSLTYTDKRLTGYDAAVLSEVIEHLDLPRLPALEYAVFGSARPRTVLVTTPNVEYNVRWESLPAGHVRHGDHRFEWTRQEFRTWAEGVAERHGYAVRLVPVGPDDPEVGPPTQMAVFEITEKEAKAA from the coding sequence GTGTTCCTGACGATCAGTACCACCGGCACCGTTGAACGCCCCGCGACCGACCTGGGATATCTGCTGCACAAGCATCCCGACAAGGCGCAGGCGTTCTCCACCTCGCACGGCACGGCGCACGTCTTCTACCCCGAGGCGTCCGCCGAGCGGTGCACGGCCGCCCTGCTCCTGGAGGTGGATCCGGTGGCCCTGGTGCGGCGCGGCAAGGGCAAGGGCCGCGGCGGCGCCCCCGACTCGGCGCTCGCCCAGTACGTCAACGACCGCCCCTACGCGGCGTCGTCACTGCTGGCCGTCGCCCTGACCACCGTGTTCAAGAGCGCCCTGCGCGGCGTCTGCGCCGCACTGCCCGGGCGGGCAGAGGCCCCGATGCCGCTGCGTGTCGAGGTGCCCGCGCTGCCCGCCCGCGGCGGCGCCGAGCTGGTCCGCAAGCTCTTCGAGCCGCTCGGCTGGAGCACCGTGGAGGCCGAACCGGTCGCGCTCGACGGACAGTTCCCCGAGTGGGGCGACTCCCGCTACGTACAGCTGGTGCTCGAAGGGGAGCTGCGGCTCGCCGACGCTCTGCGCCAGCTCTACGTGCTGCTGCCCGTCCTCGACGACGCCAAGCACTACTGGGTCGCGCCCGACGAGGTCGACAAGCTGCTGCGCGCCGGTGAGGGCTGGCTCGCCGACCACCCCGAACAGAAGCTGATCACCAGCCGCTACCTGGCCCGCCGCTGGGGACTGACCCGCCAGGCCATGGAGCGCCTCGAACTGGTGCGGCTGGCCGAGGCCGACGACCTCGACGTCGAGGACGTCGACAACGCGGTCGACGAGACCACCGACACGGAGGAGCGCCCCGTACCGCTCGCCGAGCAGCGCAGAGCCGCCGTCCTGGAGGCGCTGCACACGGCAGGCGCGAGCCGGGTTCTCGACCTCGGCTGCGGCCAGGGCCAGTTGGTGCAGGCGCTGCTGAAGGACACGCGGTTCACCGAGATCGTCGGCGTCGACGTGTCGGTGCGGGCGCTGACCGTCGCGGGCCGGCGCCTCAAGCTGGACCGCATGGGGGAGCGGCAGGCGTCCCGCGTCAAGCTGATGCAGGGTTCGCTCACGTACACGGACAAGCGGCTGACCGGATACGACGCCGCCGTGCTCAGCGAGGTCATCGAGCACCTCGACCTGCCCCGGCTGCCGGCCCTGGAGTACGCGGTGTTCGGCTCCGCCCGGCCGCGCACGGTGCTGGTGACGACCCCGAACGTCGAGTACAACGTCCGCTGGGAAAGCCTGCCCGCCGGGCACGTCCGTCACGGCGACCACCGCTTCGAGTGGACCCGGCAGGAGTTCCGCACCTGGGCCGAGGGCGTGGCGGAGCGCCACGGATACGCGGTACGGCTCGTGCCCGTCGGGCCCGACGACCCCGAAGTGGGGCCGCCCACGCAGATGGCCGTGTTCGAGATCACCGAGAAGGAGGCGAAGGCCGCATGA
- the mmuM gene encoding homocysteine S-methyltransferase, protein MRPARTLAAALEEGPVVLDGGLSNQLQAQGCDLTGSLWSARLLADDPEQIEAAHTAYVRAGAQVLITSSYQATFEGFARRGLGRKQAAGLLGRSVALARSAADAAGHEVWVAASVGPYGAMLADGSEYRGRYGLGVRELERFHRPRIEALAAAGPDVLALETVPDTDEAQALLDAAEGCGVPVWLSYTVADGRTRAGRRLAEAFALAAGRDQVIAVGVNCCDPREAADAVALASEVTGKPAVVYPNSGERWDAASRSWQGGSGYDPGMVRAWREAGARLAGGCCRVGPGEIAELARLLRP, encoded by the coding sequence GTGAGACCCGCACGTACGCTCGCCGCCGCTCTCGAGGAAGGACCCGTCGTCCTGGACGGCGGTCTGTCCAACCAGCTCCAGGCACAGGGCTGCGACCTGACCGGCAGCCTCTGGTCGGCCCGGCTGCTCGCCGACGACCCGGAGCAGATCGAGGCCGCGCACACGGCGTACGTACGGGCGGGAGCCCAGGTGCTGATCACCTCCAGCTACCAGGCCACGTTCGAGGGGTTCGCCCGGCGGGGACTCGGCCGGAAGCAGGCGGCCGGACTGCTGGGCCGGAGCGTCGCCCTGGCCAGGTCCGCGGCAGACGCCGCCGGCCATGAGGTGTGGGTCGCCGCATCCGTCGGACCGTACGGCGCCATGCTCGCGGACGGCAGCGAGTACCGCGGCCGGTACGGACTCGGCGTGCGCGAGCTGGAGCGTTTCCACCGGCCGCGGATCGAGGCGCTCGCCGCCGCCGGCCCGGACGTGCTCGCGCTGGAGACCGTGCCCGACACGGACGAGGCGCAGGCGCTGCTCGACGCCGCCGAAGGGTGCGGCGTGCCCGTGTGGCTGTCGTACACCGTCGCGGACGGCCGCACACGTGCCGGCCGGCGGCTCGCCGAGGCGTTCGCGCTCGCCGCCGGCCGGGACCAGGTCATCGCCGTGGGCGTCAACTGCTGCGACCCGCGCGAGGCCGCGGACGCGGTCGCGCTCGCCTCGGAGGTCACCGGCAAGCCGGCCGTCGTGTACCCGAACAGCGGCGAACGGTGGGACGCCGCCTCCCGGTCCTGGCAGGGTGGTTCCGGGTACGACCCGGGCATGGTGCGCGCATGGCGCGAGGCCGGAGCACGCCTGGCCGGCGGCTGCTGCCGGGTCGGCCCCGGCGAGATCGCGGAGCTCGCGCGGCTGCTGCGCCCATGA
- a CDS encoding DUF6099 family protein: protein MDAERLVRMCRHALAQSRAVPEIVAEAWQAQALAQAIGARLALVGPPELRGEARGLSEIGGRGCGVLDHPMVRSGTVRATGLTEVADPEATLLGLNVLLGDVGIALVGVACATDDEGLYWQCIETIDAADESSDRVRGMLRRLAEREPDRPPETVRGRAGP from the coding sequence ATGGATGCGGAACGGCTCGTCAGGATGTGCCGTCATGCGCTGGCCCAGAGCCGCGCGGTGCCGGAGATCGTCGCGGAGGCGTGGCAGGCGCAGGCTCTCGCGCAGGCGATCGGCGCCCGGCTGGCGCTCGTCGGCCCGCCGGAACTGCGGGGCGAGGCACGAGGGCTGAGCGAGATCGGCGGTCGCGGATGCGGCGTGCTCGACCATCCGATGGTGCGCAGTGGCACCGTCCGGGCCACGGGACTGACCGAAGTGGCCGATCCGGAGGCCACGTTACTCGGTCTGAACGTGCTGCTCGGCGACGTCGGCATCGCACTCGTCGGCGTCGCCTGCGCCACGGACGACGAGGGGCTCTACTGGCAGTGCATCGAGACGATAGACGCCGCCGACGAGTCGAGCGACCGGGTACGCGGCATGCTGCGCCGGCTCGCCGAACGGGAACCGGACCGGCCTCCCGAAACCGTCCGCGGCCGCGCCGGGCCCTGA
- a CDS encoding nucleotide pyrophosphohydrolase — MTRDDGPDVEGLQRRLAAFAAARGWEPYHTPKNLAVALSVEAAELVEIFQWLTPEESARVMEEPEGAHRVRDEVADVLAYLLQFCEVLGIDALQALSEKIDRNEIRFPPK, encoded by the coding sequence GTGACGAGAGACGACGGGCCGGATGTCGAGGGGCTGCAGCGCAGACTGGCCGCGTTCGCGGCGGCGCGCGGCTGGGAGCCGTACCACACGCCGAAGAACCTGGCTGTGGCGCTGAGCGTCGAGGCGGCCGAACTGGTCGAGATCTTCCAGTGGTTGACGCCCGAGGAGTCGGCGCGGGTGATGGAGGAGCCGGAGGGGGCACACCGGGTGCGTGACGAGGTCGCTGATGTGCTGGCGTACCTGTTGCAGTTCTGTGAGGTGCTCGGGATCGACGCCCTTCAGGCTCTGTCGGAGAAGATCGACCGCAACGAGATCCGTTTCCCGCCGAAGTGA
- a CDS encoding ATP-binding protein encodes MDAKTQVMDARTPIVSRTPGVDPDTPPGRGSNTRPAVTQLRLSAFRSHRAAAFPLGPMTLFAGPSGSGKSNALQAYEALALLGAGRDLATAFPEPAECVPERAVADRQGRRGFRIGCTVDGPAGPVLLDLAVQTEPSLRVAGERLTGCGRTLLTTALRDPARSVVEAAWHTAGSATVTRGPLPDDRLGTALLPLRVAGSTEAQLQVLAAAEQVVVALRSVFACDPRPERMRQPVPAGAGRLRRGCDNLAEVLHRTRSECAKRHARLASAARMGCAGAVADVAVEELAGGRVRALLARGGALGSTPVGRLGEGELRYLGLALVLLTGPGVLAMDQVAEVPVAYQSLTVLADGFDRSLDPEQTRQLVALGAEMCARGHIRLVGTVTDASCARGIDGVTVVDLVP; translated from the coding sequence ATGGACGCGAAAACGCAGGTCATGGACGCGAGAACGCCGATCGTGAGCCGCACGCCGGGCGTGGATCCGGACACGCCGCCCGGCCGGGGGAGCAACACCCGGCCCGCTGTCACGCAGTTACGGCTCTCCGCCTTCAGATCGCACCGCGCCGCCGCGTTCCCGCTCGGCCCCATGACGCTCTTCGCGGGGCCGAGCGGCAGCGGCAAGTCGAACGCGCTCCAGGCGTACGAGGCGCTGGCGCTCCTGGGCGCCGGCCGCGACCTGGCCACCGCGTTCCCCGAACCGGCCGAGTGCGTCCCGGAGCGGGCGGTCGCCGACAGGCAGGGCCGGCGCGGATTCCGTATCGGCTGCACGGTCGACGGCCCGGCCGGCCCGGTCCTGCTCGACCTGGCCGTGCAGACCGAACCGAGCCTGCGGGTGGCGGGCGAAAGGCTCACCGGCTGCGGCCGGACCCTGCTGACCACCGCACTGCGCGACCCCGCCCGGTCCGTCGTGGAAGCGGCGTGGCACACCGCGGGCTCCGCGACCGTCACCCGGGGTCCGCTGCCCGACGACAGGCTGGGCACCGCGCTGCTGCCCCTGCGCGTGGCGGGGAGCACCGAGGCGCAGTTACAGGTGCTCGCCGCGGCCGAGCAGGTCGTGGTGGCACTGCGGTCGGTGTTCGCCTGCGACCCGCGACCGGAGCGGATGCGTCAGCCCGTGCCGGCGGGGGCCGGGCGGCTGCGCCGCGGCTGCGACAACCTGGCCGAGGTACTGCACCGCACGCGCAGTGAGTGCGCCAAGCGGCACGCGAGGCTCGCGTCGGCGGCACGGATGGGGTGCGCGGGAGCGGTGGCCGACGTCGCGGTCGAGGAACTGGCGGGCGGGCGGGTACGCGCCCTGCTCGCGCGGGGCGGCGCGCTGGGCTCGACGCCGGTGGGGCGGCTCGGCGAAGGGGAGCTCAGGTATCTGGGGCTCGCCCTGGTGCTGCTCACCGGGCCGGGGGTGCTCGCCATGGACCAGGTGGCGGAGGTGCCCGTGGCCTACCAGTCGCTCACGGTGCTCGCCGACGGCTTCGACCGCAGCCTCGACCCCGAACAGACCCGTCAACTGGTGGCGCTGGGGGCCGAGATGTGTGCGCGAGGGCACATCAGGCTGGTGGGGACCGTCACGGACGCGTCGTGCGCGCGGGGGATCGACGGCGTGACGGTGGTAGACCTGGTGCCGTGA
- a CDS encoding cell division protein SepF, with protein sequence MSRYERYDVTDEQWEGLAQVVPLRGRNEWPSRVDHVTVPREYEAAEHRRFIVLRVQVFGDAREVAEYLVAGMPVLLDLTGADSDVAKRILDFSSGVVFGLGCQMHRVDRNVFLLAPVGTEVEGATAAAVPHS encoded by the coding sequence ATGAGTAGGTACGAGAGGTACGACGTCACCGACGAGCAGTGGGAAGGCCTGGCCCAGGTGGTCCCGCTGCGCGGCCGCAACGAGTGGCCGTCGCGGGTCGACCACGTCACGGTCCCACGGGAGTACGAGGCCGCCGAGCACCGTCGTTTCATCGTCCTGCGCGTACAGGTCTTCGGCGACGCGCGCGAGGTCGCCGAGTACCTCGTCGCCGGGATGCCGGTGCTGCTGGACCTCACCGGCGCCGACAGCGACGTCGCCAAGCGGATCCTCGACTTCAGCAGCGGTGTGGTCTTCGGACTCGGGTGCCAGATGCACCGGGTCGACCGGAACGTCTTTCTGCTCGCACCCGTCGGCACCGAGGTCGAAGGGGCCACGGCCGCCGCCGTACCTCATTCGTAG
- a CDS encoding carbohydrate-binding module family 20 domain-containing protein, whose protein sequence is MANRTVAAALAVVAGAAVAVTAPSTAQAAPPGDKDVTAVMFEWKFDSVARACTDSLGPAGYGFVQVSPPQEHIQGSQWWTSYQPVSYRIAGRLGDRAAFKSMVDACHAAGVKVVADSVINHMSAGSGTGTGGSAYTKYNYPGLYSSYDMDNCTSQINNYQDRGNVQNCELVGLADLDTGEEYVRGKIAGYLNDLLSLGVDGFRIDASKHMPADDLAAIKGKLANPGVHWKHEAIHGAGEAVSPSEYLGSGDVQEFRYGRGLKQVFTGGSLAHLKNFGEGWGFMESVKSAVFVANHDTERGGDTLTYKDGADYTLAHVFMLAWPYGSPDVHSGYEFGNHDAGPPNGGAVSSCYSDGWKCQHSWREISSMVGFRNTARGQSVTNWWDNGADQIAFGRGGKAYVAINQEGAALTRTFQTSLPSGTYCDVQSGKSVAVNGSGRFTATLGAGTALALHAGARDCGGGSTDPGPVSAGASFAVDATTVVGQNIYVTGNQPALGGWNPAGAVELDPAAYPVWKADVNLTAGTSFEYKYIRKDGAGNVTWESGANRTATVPSSGKVTLNDTWRN, encoded by the coding sequence ATGGCCAACAGAACCGTGGCCGCGGCACTCGCCGTTGTGGCAGGAGCCGCCGTCGCCGTCACGGCCCCCAGCACCGCCCAGGCCGCCCCACCCGGCGACAAGGACGTCACCGCGGTGATGTTCGAGTGGAAGTTCGACTCGGTCGCCCGCGCCTGTACCGACTCCCTCGGCCCCGCCGGCTACGGATTCGTACAGGTCTCGCCGCCTCAGGAGCACATCCAGGGCAGCCAGTGGTGGACCTCTTACCAGCCCGTCAGCTACCGGATCGCCGGACGTCTCGGTGACCGCGCCGCCTTCAAGAGCATGGTCGACGCCTGCCACGCGGCGGGGGTCAAGGTCGTCGCCGACTCCGTCATCAACCACATGTCCGCCGGTTCCGGCACCGGGACAGGCGGATCCGCGTACACGAAGTACAACTACCCCGGCCTGTACTCCTCGTACGACATGGACAACTGCACCTCGCAGATCAACAACTACCAGGACCGCGGGAACGTGCAGAACTGCGAGCTCGTCGGGCTCGCGGACCTGGACACCGGCGAGGAGTACGTCCGGGGCAAGATCGCCGGATACCTGAACGACCTGCTGTCGCTCGGCGTGGACGGCTTCCGCATCGACGCCTCCAAGCACATGCCGGCCGACGACCTGGCCGCCATCAAGGGCAAGCTCGCGAACCCGGGCGTCCACTGGAAGCACGAGGCCATCCACGGCGCGGGCGAAGCCGTCTCCCCGAGCGAATACCTCGGCAGCGGCGACGTACAGGAGTTCCGCTACGGACGCGGACTCAAGCAGGTCTTCACCGGCGGGAGCCTCGCCCACCTGAAGAACTTCGGTGAGGGCTGGGGCTTCATGGAGTCCGTGAAGTCGGCCGTCTTCGTCGCCAACCACGACACGGAGCGCGGCGGCGACACCCTCACCTACAAGGACGGGGCCGACTACACCCTGGCCCATGTCTTCATGCTCGCCTGGCCGTACGGCTCGCCCGACGTCCACTCCGGCTACGAGTTCGGCAATCACGACGCAGGCCCGCCGAACGGCGGAGCGGTGAGCAGCTGCTACAGCGACGGGTGGAAGTGCCAGCACTCCTGGCGCGAGATCTCCTCGATGGTCGGCTTCCGCAACACCGCCCGCGGCCAGAGCGTCACGAACTGGTGGGACAACGGTGCCGACCAGATCGCCTTCGGGCGGGGCGGCAAGGCGTACGTAGCCATCAACCAGGAGGGCGCCGCGCTGACCCGCACCTTCCAGACCTCTCTCCCGTCCGGCACCTACTGCGACGTGCAGAGCGGCAAAAGCGTCGCCGTCAACGGCTCCGGCCGGTTCACGGCCACGCTCGGCGCCGGCACCGCCCTCGCACTGCACGCCGGCGCGCGGGACTGCGGCGGCGGTTCGACCGATCCCGGACCCGTGAGCGCGGGCGCGTCCTTCGCCGTCGACGCCACCACGGTCGTCGGCCAGAACATCTACGTCACCGGCAACCAGCCGGCGCTCGGCGGCTGGAACCCCGCCGGCGCGGTCGAGCTCGACCCGGCGGCCTACCCCGTCTGGAAGGCGGACGTGAACCTCACCGCCGGGACGTCCTTCGAGTACAAGTACATCCGCAAGGACGGAGCAGGCAACGTCACCTGGGAGAGCGGCGCCAACCGCACCGCCACCGTCCCGTCCTCCGGCAAGGTCACGCTGAACGACACCTGGCGCAACTGA